In Halovivax gelatinilyticus, the following are encoded in one genomic region:
- a CDS encoding helix-turn-helix transcriptional regulator, with protein MGSPIEEIEFIASSNHRVEVLDALTERGYDRADLRSLTGAHASTVGRILGDFEERRWIERSGPTYELTPLGEYVAERFGELRDAMESERKLRDVWRWLPREMEGFSVELFADAVVSYPAPGYPYEPVERVVQLVEGSDSVCALGATVFKSVANEAFCRAALEGTAVEVVYPPDVLAATVAWDPDRFEEVAARDHCTVLVHDDLPDRTRCGIDIFDDRVGLCCHDPETRALRAWIDTDAPEARAWARSVFERYREEARPVDEAALDAPVPERFTTP; from the coding sequence ATGGGATCGCCGATCGAGGAGATCGAATTCATCGCCAGTTCGAACCACCGAGTTGAGGTGCTCGACGCGCTCACCGAGCGAGGCTACGATCGGGCCGACCTGCGATCGCTGACCGGCGCCCACGCGTCGACCGTCGGGCGTATCCTCGGCGATTTCGAGGAGCGACGGTGGATCGAACGGAGCGGGCCGACGTACGAACTCACGCCGCTCGGCGAGTACGTCGCCGAACGCTTCGGCGAGCTACGAGACGCGATGGAGAGCGAACGCAAACTCCGCGACGTCTGGCGGTGGCTCCCCCGCGAGATGGAGGGCTTCTCCGTGGAACTGTTCGCGGACGCCGTCGTCTCGTACCCGGCGCCGGGATATCCGTACGAACCGGTCGAGCGGGTCGTCCAGCTCGTCGAAGGGAGCGATTCGGTGTGCGCGCTCGGGGCGACCGTGTTCAAGTCGGTCGCCAACGAGGCGTTCTGTCGGGCCGCCCTCGAGGGCACGGCGGTCGAGGTGGTCTACCCGCCGGACGTCCTGGCGGCGACCGTCGCCTGGGATCCCGACCGGTTCGAGGAGGTGGCCGCCCGAGACCACTGCACCGTCCTCGTCCACGACGACCTCCCCGACCGGACGCGCTGTGGGATCGACATCTTCGACGACCGCGTGGGCCTCTGCTGTCACGACCCAGAAACCAGGGCGCTGCGGGCGTGGATCGACACCGACGCCCCGGAGGCCAGAGCGTGGGCGCGATCGGTCTTCGAGCGGTATCGCGAGGAGGCGCGGCCGGTCGACGAGGCCGCGCTCGACGCGCCGGTCCCGGAGCGGTTCACGACGCCGTAG
- a CDS encoding alpha/beta fold hydrolase produces MTETTPPDAGGKVKTHRAVSNDGTEIVGHVYGDGRPLVLVHAGLGDGVLDWDGATAYLSDRFTCYLMSTRGRGSSGDHPDQSTERHVEDVVAFVESVGEPVGLAGPSGGAMFALGAAARSEAVAAVAACDPLAFEVLDGADEARLHDAVERMAELAADDRLVEAARDWMTEWANDREMSVLSESGYLEACAQYVPALLQVLQQADAYSPTDPSVLQRITVPVVLLQGSRSNATWTWFTESVRHVDEHVRDATVREIDGAGHMGAWVEPESYADELVQFFEERHERV; encoded by the coding sequence GTGACTGAAACGACGCCACCGGACGCGGGCGGGAAAGTGAAAACCCACCGAGCCGTATCGAACGACGGCACCGAGATCGTCGGCCACGTGTACGGGGACGGGCGGCCGCTCGTGCTCGTCCACGCCGGCCTCGGCGACGGCGTCCTCGACTGGGACGGTGCAACGGCGTACCTCAGCGACCGATTCACCTGCTATCTGATGAGCACCCGCGGGCGTGGATCGAGCGGCGATCACCCCGATCAGTCGACCGAGCGCCACGTGGAGGACGTCGTCGCGTTCGTCGAGAGTGTCGGCGAGCCGGTGGGTCTGGCGGGACCGTCCGGGGGAGCGATGTTCGCACTCGGCGCCGCCGCTCGAAGCGAGGCGGTCGCGGCCGTGGCAGCGTGCGATCCGCTCGCGTTCGAGGTGCTCGACGGAGCGGACGAGGCGCGCCTTCACGATGCGGTCGAACGCATGGCCGAGTTAGCCGCGGACGACCGGTTGGTCGAGGCGGCGCGTGACTGGATGACGGAGTGGGCGAACGACCGCGAAATGAGCGTCCTGTCGGAGTCGGGCTACCTCGAGGCCTGCGCACAGTACGTGCCTGCCTTGCTCCAGGTACTCCAGCAAGCCGACGCGTACAGTCCGACCGACCCCTCGGTGCTCCAGCGGATCACCGTACCGGTCGTACTCCTCCAGGGGTCGCGGTCGAACGCGACCTGGACCTGGTTCACCGAGAGCGTCCGCCACGTAGACGAACACGTCCGGGACGCCACCGTGCGAGAGATCGACGGCGCTGGACACATGGGCGCCTGGGTGGAGCCCGAATCCTACGCCGACGAACTCGTGCAGTTCTTCGAGGAACGACACGAGCGGGTCTGA
- a CDS encoding putative phosphothreonine lyase domain-containg protein — MQSPLEITEEEQYWLRSRDVSESPKIGGDDYFTDHGVTRPENVQSDDLPPAETEAVREIDRDALSEKKTIGKWQVTGSPARIDGLWPELVADAQAGIIWAVKAMTAFGYEELSMYDDYLLTVYTPNYFDRRDVTRVREHLRDAHDVTHELYYKPDIYTAKGIVAETAEEFGLSAPARYIQ, encoded by the coding sequence ATGCAGTCACCGCTCGAGATCACTGAGGAGGAGCAGTATTGGCTACGAAGTAGAGACGTAAGCGAGTCTCCGAAGATCGGGGGAGACGACTACTTCACGGATCACGGCGTTACCCGTCCGGAGAACGTCCAGTCCGACGATTTGCCACCGGCGGAAACCGAAGCCGTCCGGGAAATCGACCGCGACGCGCTTTCGGAGAAAAAGACGATCGGGAAGTGGCAGGTGACGGGGTCGCCAGCGCGGATCGACGGGTTGTGGCCCGAACTCGTCGCTGACGCACAAGCGGGAATTATCTGGGCGGTCAAGGCTATGACTGCGTTCGGCTACGAGGAGCTGTCTATGTACGACGACTATCTCCTCACGGTCTACACGCCGAATTATTTCGACCGACGTGACGTTACCCGGGTTAGAGAACACCTCCGTGACGCACACGACGTTACCCACGAACTGTACTACAAACCGGATATCTACACGGCGAAGGGAATCGTCGCGGAAACAGCCGAGGAATTTGGCCTCTCGGCCCCTGCCCGGTACATCCAGTAG
- a CDS encoding magnesium transporter, producing the protein MTQQSADIQETIAMSSAPSDPFTDLPRNEWRDVFFGLPDEVQEVLVADMSRTELETFIDRLDPDEVTDVLGFTDEETREALLTTLDSQRREKIDFLLSFNPESAAGLMNLDYVTVDETRKFPEVTERVRRFEERTGRVPTIFVTDDGELQGELPGVALSIADDASETISDYVQETPHIRYDRDDEEVIEVFKQNRERAVAVLDEDDDIFGVIHAEDLLRMLEDARGETLYEFTGVAEEESVLDGPGAKVRRRYKWLILNLGTAFMAAAVVGLFESTIAAVAILAAYMPVVAGMGGNAGTQAMAVTVRGISLGEVSLSTGKRVVFNEVIAGGVNGLITGVLVAAIAIAFSYGEFGLLLGAVIGISMVANLVIAGFFGAITPLVLDRIGFDPATSATIFITTATDVLGFFVFLGLAQAILL; encoded by the coding sequence ATGACTCAGCAATCGGCGGACATTCAAGAGACGATTGCGATGTCTTCTGCGCCGTCTGACCCGTTCACTGACCTGCCACGGAACGAGTGGCGGGACGTGTTCTTCGGACTCCCGGACGAGGTACAAGAAGTCCTCGTTGCGGATATGAGTCGGACGGAACTGGAGACGTTTATCGACCGACTCGACCCGGACGAGGTGACCGACGTTCTCGGATTCACGGACGAGGAGACACGTGAGGCACTGCTCACTACGCTCGATAGCCAGCGCCGCGAGAAAATCGACTTTCTGCTCTCGTTTAACCCCGAAAGTGCAGCCGGGCTGATGAACCTGGATTACGTGACCGTCGACGAAACGCGGAAATTCCCCGAAGTGACCGAGCGAGTTCGTCGCTTCGAGGAGCGAACGGGACGTGTTCCGACGATTTTCGTCACCGATGATGGTGAGTTACAGGGCGAACTCCCCGGCGTGGCGCTGTCGATAGCGGACGACGCGTCCGAGACGATTAGCGACTACGTCCAGGAGACGCCACACATTCGATACGACCGCGATGACGAAGAGGTGATCGAGGTGTTCAAACAAAACCGCGAACGGGCCGTCGCCGTGCTCGATGAAGACGACGACATCTTCGGCGTGATACACGCCGAGGACCTGTTGCGGATGCTCGAAGATGCGCGGGGCGAAACGCTCTACGAGTTCACCGGCGTCGCTGAAGAGGAGAGCGTCCTCGACGGCCCAGGAGCGAAGGTGCGGAGGCGGTACAAGTGGTTGATCCTCAACCTCGGAACGGCGTTTATGGCCGCCGCGGTCGTTGGTTTGTTCGAGTCGACCATCGCCGCCGTCGCCATTTTGGCCGCGTACATGCCGGTCGTTGCCGGGATGGGTGGGAATGCCGGGACCCAGGCGATGGCGGTCACCGTCCGCGGGATCTCGCTCGGGGAGGTGTCACTCAGCACCGGAAAGCGTGTGGTCTTCAACGAAGTTATCGCCGGTGGCGTCAACGGATTGATTACCGGCGTGCTCGTCGCCGCGATCGCGATCGCCTTCTCGTACGGCGAGTTCGGGCTCTTACTCGGTGCCGTTATCGGGATCTCGATGGTGGCGAATCTCGTCATCGCGGGGTTTTTCGGCGCGATAACCCCGCTGGTACTCGACCGGATCGGATTCGATCCGGCCACGTCA